One Arthrobacter sp. StoSoilB19 DNA window includes the following coding sequences:
- a CDS encoding L-fuconate dehydratase — protein MPSITSIKTQDVRFPTSLELDGSDAVNVDPDYSAAYVVIRTDAGDEGHGFIFSCGRGNEILTSAIDAYARLLVGRDIDELIYDLGGASRLLVHDSQLRWLGPEKGVTQMACGALVSALWDIRARRENKPLWLLLAEMTPEELVSVVDFTHIRDALSPEEALEILRAGQEGKAQRIESLRNNGFPAYTTSPGWLGYSDEKLVRLSKEAAAEGFSMIKLKVGGDINDDRRRMALAREAVGALPIAIDANQRWEVSEAIEWVNQLAEFNPYWIEEPTSTDDILGHADIRKGVTPVRVATGEAVASRIVFKQLLQAGAIDVLQLDSTRVAGVNENIAILLLAAKFGVPVCPHAGGVGLCELVQHFSFFDYAVVGRSQENRMIEFVDHLHEHFAEPVRIIDGRYAAPALPGTGAEMLTASRARWEFPNGAGWQEVGNRAAVTGGSLAAAAGAGR, from the coding sequence ATGCCTTCCATCACGTCCATCAAGACCCAGGACGTTCGTTTCCCCACATCCCTCGAACTTGACGGTTCCGATGCGGTCAACGTCGACCCTGACTACTCCGCCGCCTACGTTGTCATCCGCACCGACGCGGGCGATGAGGGCCACGGCTTCATCTTCAGTTGCGGCCGCGGCAATGAAATCCTCACGTCCGCGATTGACGCCTACGCACGCCTGCTGGTGGGCCGCGACATCGACGAGCTGATTTATGACCTGGGCGGCGCGTCCAGGCTCCTGGTCCACGACTCCCAGCTCCGCTGGCTGGGACCCGAGAAGGGCGTGACCCAGATGGCCTGCGGCGCCCTGGTCAGCGCTTTGTGGGACATCCGTGCCCGCCGCGAAAACAAGCCGTTGTGGCTCCTCCTTGCCGAAATGACACCGGAGGAACTGGTCAGCGTGGTGGACTTCACCCACATCCGCGACGCCCTCAGCCCCGAGGAAGCCCTGGAGATCCTCCGCGCCGGCCAGGAAGGCAAAGCCCAGCGCATCGAGTCGCTCCGGAACAACGGGTTCCCCGCCTACACCACCTCCCCGGGCTGGCTGGGCTACAGCGACGAGAAATTGGTCCGGCTGAGCAAGGAGGCGGCCGCGGAAGGCTTCTCCATGATCAAGCTCAAGGTGGGCGGCGACATCAACGACGACCGCAGGCGCATGGCCCTGGCCCGTGAGGCGGTGGGCGCCCTGCCCATCGCCATTGACGCCAACCAGCGCTGGGAAGTCTCCGAGGCCATCGAGTGGGTCAACCAGCTGGCCGAATTCAACCCCTACTGGATCGAAGAGCCCACCAGCACGGATGACATCCTGGGCCACGCCGACATCCGCAAGGGTGTCACCCCCGTACGGGTGGCCACCGGAGAGGCCGTGGCGAGCCGGATCGTCTTCAAGCAGCTCCTCCAGGCCGGCGCCATCGACGTCCTGCAGCTGGACTCCACCCGTGTGGCCGGTGTCAACGAGAACATCGCCATCCTGCTGCTGGCAGCCAAGTTCGGGGTCCCCGTCTGCCCGCACGCCGGGGGAGTGGGCCTGTGCGAACTGGTCCAGCACTTCTCCTTCTTCGACTACGCCGTGGTGGGCCGCAGCCAGGAAAACCGCATGATCGAATTCGTGGACCACCTGCACGAGCACTTTGCCGAACCCGTCCGGATCATCGACGGCCGCTATGCCGCCCCGGCACTGCCCGGCACGGGCGCCGAGATGCTCACCGCCTCCCGCGCCCGCTGGGAATTCCCCAACGGCGCAGGCTGGCAGGAAGTGGGCAACCGGGCCGCCGTCACCGGCGGATCCCTGGCCGCGGCGGCAGGAGCCGGCCGATGA
- a CDS encoding GntR family transcriptional regulator: MPPRQPSEVPRGKAAVPDVYTAMRASILDGGIAPGTRINIDAVARSLGVSQTPVREVLQRLEGDNLVVYNPGRGYSTTPLLDLPELRSLFEFRLLVEPWAARAAAVDRLANPAAALEKELAGFRGTMKRSKDLRQDLVAHDTRFHDTILAASGNPVVRHAFAQTHCHLHTFRLYPADVDGAITVAEHTAVREAIEACDPERAEAAMTTHIRNSFDRFAQAFEGELAPLEDSGPPRRRIITG, encoded by the coding sequence GTGCCCCCACGTCAACCATCCGAAGTTCCGCGCGGCAAAGCAGCCGTTCCCGACGTCTACACGGCCATGCGCGCCTCCATCCTGGACGGCGGGATTGCTCCGGGCACCCGCATCAACATTGATGCCGTGGCCCGCAGCCTTGGCGTCTCGCAGACCCCGGTCCGTGAGGTGCTCCAGCGGCTCGAGGGCGACAACCTGGTGGTGTACAACCCCGGCCGCGGCTACAGCACCACCCCGCTCCTGGACCTGCCGGAACTGCGCTCGCTGTTCGAGTTCAGGCTCCTGGTGGAGCCCTGGGCGGCGCGTGCGGCGGCGGTGGACCGCCTTGCCAATCCGGCCGCCGCGCTGGAAAAGGAGCTGGCGGGCTTCCGGGGCACCATGAAGCGCAGCAAGGACCTGAGGCAGGATCTGGTGGCGCACGACACCCGCTTTCATGACACCATCCTGGCCGCCTCCGGAAATCCGGTGGTCCGGCACGCCTTTGCCCAGACGCACTGCCACCTGCACACCTTCCGGCTCTACCCGGCAGATGTGGACGGCGCCATCACGGTGGCTGAGCATACGGCCGTGCGTGAGGCGATCGAAGCCTGCGATCCGGAGCGGGCCGAGGCGGCCATGACCACCCATATCCGCAACTCCTTCGACAGGTTTGCCCAGGCCTTCGAAGGTGAACTTGCCCCCCTGGAGGACAGCGGCCCGCCGCGCAGGCGGATCATCACCGGCTAG
- a CDS encoding MFS transporter, with protein sequence MTTLGSKTTLGTPARQPRLMTRKRWVIIWLAFIGLSINYLDRSSLSVALPFMGKDFELSATQQGLIFAAFFWAYDFFQLAAGWYVDKVGPRRSFSLAAVWWSVFTMVTAAASSFWSLFAARFLLGVGESPAPSTAAKVVATWFPVRERAFATSIWDSGSRVGAVIALPIVTLIVAFTSWHAVFIIIGVLGIIWAAVWWKYYRGPEEHAGANAAEVSYIQDGGARGAASDDESAAKLPWRSLFKYRTILSMMFGFFCLNSAIYFFITFFPSYLVKERGFDLLKLGFFGAIPGICAVLFGWLGGYLADRAVRAGSPVSKVRKTAIAGGLAGGSVIMFAALVPEAWMALALLSVAYSSLTVAATGIWSLPADVAPSSRHVGSIGGLQNFASNLAGIFTPILIGVLVDQTGSFVAPLAVIGAISLIGAANYLFVIGKIEPLKVKAAA encoded by the coding sequence ATGACTACGCTCGGAAGTAAAACAACCCTTGGCACTCCAGCCCGGCAGCCCCGCCTGATGACCCGCAAACGCTGGGTGATCATCTGGCTTGCCTTCATAGGCCTCAGCATCAACTACCTGGACCGTTCCAGCCTCAGCGTCGCACTGCCCTTCATGGGCAAGGACTTTGAACTCAGCGCCACCCAACAGGGCCTGATCTTTGCCGCCTTCTTTTGGGCCTACGACTTCTTCCAGCTCGCAGCGGGCTGGTACGTGGACAAGGTAGGCCCGCGCCGCTCGTTCTCACTGGCCGCCGTGTGGTGGTCCGTCTTCACCATGGTCACCGCCGCCGCATCCAGTTTCTGGTCCCTCTTCGCGGCGCGCTTCCTCCTCGGCGTGGGTGAAAGCCCGGCGCCCAGCACAGCCGCCAAGGTGGTGGCCACCTGGTTCCCGGTCCGCGAACGCGCCTTCGCCACCAGCATCTGGGACTCCGGCTCGCGCGTCGGGGCCGTCATCGCCCTGCCGATCGTCACCCTGATCGTCGCCTTCACCTCCTGGCACGCGGTGTTCATCATCATCGGTGTCCTTGGAATCATCTGGGCCGCCGTGTGGTGGAAGTACTACCGCGGCCCGGAGGAGCACGCCGGCGCCAACGCCGCCGAAGTCAGCTACATCCAGGACGGCGGCGCCCGCGGCGCGGCAAGCGACGACGAAAGCGCGGCCAAACTCCCCTGGCGTTCGCTCTTCAAGTACCGCACCATCCTGAGCATGATGTTCGGCTTCTTCTGCCTGAACAGCGCCATCTATTTCTTCATCACGTTCTTCCCCAGCTACCTGGTCAAGGAACGCGGCTTCGACCTCCTCAAGCTCGGCTTCTTCGGCGCCATCCCCGGCATCTGCGCCGTCCTGTTCGGCTGGCTGGGTGGCTACCTGGCCGACCGTGCCGTGCGCGCCGGGTCCCCGGTCAGCAAGGTCCGCAAAACGGCCATCGCCGGCGGCCTGGCAGGCGGCTCCGTCATCATGTTTGCCGCACTGGTCCCGGAAGCCTGGATGGCCCTTGCCCTCCTGTCCGTCGCCTACTCCAGCCTCACCGTGGCGGCAACCGGAATCTGGTCCCTGCCGGCGGACGTTGCCCCAAGTTCACGGCACGTCGGCTCCATCGGCGGCCTGCAGAACTTCGCCTCCAACCTGGCCGGCATCTTCACGCCGATCCTGATCGGCGTGCTGGTGGACCAGACCGGATCCTTCGTGGCGCCGCTGGCCGTCATCGGCGCGATCTCCCTCATTGGCGCAGCCAATTACCTGTTCGTCATTGGCAAGATCGAGCCGCTGAAGGTCAAGGCAGCCGCCTAG
- a CDS encoding VOC family protein — MPGTAITTAFIPVRNPHAAAVWYRRFLGLSVAEANTFSAVLTAAGTASVTLMGPDSGIKAAPGLAWATCNFMVDDLTGTHAVLAESGVPVGAIEGSPEVCLFFTAQDPDGNTLLLTDR; from the coding sequence ATGCCCGGTACAGCCATCACCACTGCCTTCATCCCTGTCCGCAACCCACATGCCGCGGCCGTCTGGTACCGCCGATTTCTTGGACTCAGCGTCGCGGAGGCGAACACCTTCTCAGCAGTCCTCACCGCTGCGGGAACCGCGTCCGTCACGCTGATGGGCCCGGACAGCGGCATCAAGGCCGCCCCCGGGCTGGCGTGGGCAACCTGCAATTTCATGGTGGACGACCTGACTGGAACGCATGCCGTGCTGGCGGAAAGCGGTGTTCCGGTCGGTGCCATCGAGGGGTCTCCGGAGGTATGCCTCTTCTTCACGGCGCAGGACCCGGACGGCAACACGCTGCTGCTCACCGACCGATAG
- the dctP gene encoding TRAP transporter substrate-binding protein DctP, which translates to MEKPAKLWAAALAVGMLLATVSCTYNDSTEDPTQPATTAARTAKVLRIATQDDANVPTRGQIEEFVRQVEDRSHGSLVIEPVLKAAGDGAGAWDQAVAHRVMSGDLEMAVVPARAWDTEGILSFRALSAPFLVTSSAMTREVVKPEYGQGMLAGLKDAGVTGLALLPEGPRMLFSFASPILRLADIQGMVIRAPLSGTNYAVLEALGALPRDLGDREFGDGVEAGTVGGAESSMAYASNLPGAKTRTGRAIATGNLVVHSKISTLVINDKARTALSAEEQRILQEAADSTRDWASSLLSPLADEARRYCEGGGKVVMATDQDLTAFRDAAAPVYAVLEQDAETRRLIARLRDLAARTPAEPAVEPCDFDTY; encoded by the coding sequence ATGGAGAAGCCGGCGAAGCTTTGGGCAGCCGCTCTGGCGGTCGGCATGCTGCTGGCCACCGTGTCGTGCACCTATAACGACTCCACTGAGGATCCCACCCAGCCGGCGACCACGGCAGCCCGCACTGCCAAAGTGCTCCGCATCGCGACGCAGGACGATGCGAACGTACCCACCCGCGGCCAGATCGAAGAATTTGTCCGGCAGGTTGAGGACCGTTCCCACGGGAGCCTGGTCATTGAACCGGTCCTCAAGGCCGCAGGTGATGGGGCCGGAGCCTGGGACCAGGCCGTGGCCCACCGGGTGATGAGCGGGGACCTGGAGATGGCTGTGGTGCCGGCCCGGGCCTGGGACACCGAGGGGATACTGTCTTTCCGTGCCCTCTCCGCTCCCTTCCTGGTGACATCCAGCGCCATGACCAGGGAAGTGGTGAAACCGGAGTATGGGCAAGGGATGCTGGCCGGCCTCAAGGATGCGGGCGTCACAGGGCTGGCGCTGCTTCCCGAGGGCCCGCGGATGCTGTTCTCCTTCGCCTCGCCCATCCTCAGGTTGGCGGACATCCAGGGGATGGTGATCAGGGCACCCCTATCCGGAACGAACTACGCAGTCCTTGAGGCGCTTGGCGCGTTGCCTCGGGACCTGGGTGACCGGGAATTCGGTGACGGAGTTGAGGCCGGAACGGTAGGCGGCGCGGAATCATCAATGGCCTACGCCTCCAATTTGCCGGGCGCGAAGACCAGGACAGGGCGCGCCATCGCCACCGGAAACCTTGTAGTGCACTCAAAGATCAGCACCCTGGTGATAAACGACAAAGCCAGGACCGCCCTCAGTGCGGAGGAACAGCGAATTCTCCAGGAGGCGGCGGACTCCACCAGGGATTGGGCCTCCTCACTCCTCTCACCGCTCGCGGACGAGGCGCGTCGGTACTGCGAGGGCGGCGGCAAAGTGGTTATGGCAACAGACCAGGACCTCACCGCCTTCCGGGATGCGGCGGCCCCGGTTTACGCCGTCCTCGAACAGGACGCGGAAACCAGGAGACTCATTGCGCGGCTCCGTGACCTGGCTGCAAGAACCCCGGCCGAGCCCGCGGTGGAACCCTGCGACTTCGACACTTACTGA
- a CDS encoding fumarylacetoacetate hydrolase, translated as MNATGPEDVHAILPEDADQALLIGRVWDVESGGPRVVAVSGGSVFDLHRLAGTVADLLELPDPAAAVRSALADPGLAEPRWDTAGVVKASLEGDSTRTRLLAPVDLQVIKACGVTFVDSMIERVIEERCAGDAGRAAGVRELVGRALGGSISALRPGSPEAAEAKRVLISEGLWSQYLEVGIGPDPEVFTKAPVLSSVGLGAGIGIPAFSSWNNPEPELVLIATSGGTVVGATLGNDVNLRDVEGRSALLLGKAKDNNASSALGPLIRLFDGQFTLDTLRGEEILLGVEGPDGYLLEGRNSVSRISRPFEELVAATHGKHHQYPDGFALFTGTLFAPTQDRDVPGQGFTHKHGDRVTIRSRHLGALINRVGPCEELPEWSFGLRRLFAYLAAQQQEARA; from the coding sequence ATGAACGCCACAGGCCCGGAAGACGTCCACGCCATACTCCCCGAGGACGCGGACCAGGCCCTGCTGATCGGGCGGGTCTGGGATGTGGAGAGCGGGGGACCACGCGTTGTGGCCGTCAGCGGGGGCAGCGTCTTTGACCTGCACCGCCTGGCCGGAACGGTCGCGGATCTCCTGGAGCTGCCCGATCCCGCTGCCGCCGTCCGCTCAGCCCTGGCAGATCCCGGCCTGGCGGAACCGCGTTGGGACACGGCCGGCGTCGTCAAGGCGTCCCTGGAGGGTGACAGCACCCGGACCCGGTTGCTGGCCCCCGTGGACCTCCAGGTCATCAAGGCCTGCGGCGTCACGTTCGTGGACAGCATGATCGAGCGCGTCATCGAGGAGCGCTGCGCCGGCGACGCCGGACGCGCGGCCGGGGTCCGGGAACTGGTGGGCCGCGCCCTGGGTGGAAGCATTTCCGCCCTGCGGCCGGGATCGCCGGAAGCCGCCGAAGCCAAACGCGTCCTGATCTCCGAAGGCCTGTGGTCGCAGTACCTGGAAGTGGGGATCGGTCCGGACCCGGAAGTCTTCACCAAGGCCCCGGTCCTCTCCTCGGTAGGCCTGGGCGCGGGCATCGGCATCCCGGCCTTCTCGTCCTGGAACAACCCGGAGCCGGAGCTGGTCCTGATCGCCACCTCCGGCGGCACAGTGGTGGGTGCGACGCTCGGCAACGACGTGAACCTGCGTGATGTTGAGGGCAGGAGCGCGCTGCTGCTGGGCAAGGCCAAGGACAACAACGCCTCCAGCGCGCTGGGACCGCTGATCCGGCTGTTCGACGGCCAATTCACCCTGGATACGCTGCGCGGCGAGGAGATCCTGCTGGGCGTCGAAGGCCCGGACGGCTACCTGCTGGAGGGCCGGAACAGCGTGTCCCGGATCAGCCGGCCCTTCGAGGAGCTCGTGGCGGCGACGCACGGGAAGCACCATCAGTACCCGGACGGATTCGCACTGTTCACGGGGACCCTGTTTGCGCCCACACAGGACCGCGACGTGCCCGGACAGGGCTTCACCCACAAACACGGTGACCGGGTGACCATCCGCAGCCGGCACCTGGGTGCCCTGATCAACCGGGTGGGGCCCTGTGAGGAACTGCCGGAGTGGTCATTCGGCCTGCGCCGGCTGTTCGCATACCTGGCCGCGCAGCAGCAGGAGGCGCGGGCCTAG
- a CDS encoding acetate kinase yields the protein MLVLVINSGSSSLKYQVRDVAAGTVLTEGLIEKIGMGNGGGGDGEIEGPRDHAEALEQVDAAIHRELGGLELGAVGHRVVHGGERFAEPVLVDNEITRAIERLNPLAPLHNPANVLGIRAITKKWPKMPQVAVFDTAFHRTLPEHAWRYAVPDELYTNHGIRRYGFHGTSHEYVARRSAALLDLPAEEFDGVIAHLGNGASVTAIRGGKSVDTSMGFTPLEGLVMGTRSGDLDPSILVFLGRAGWTPEDIDTMLNRESGLKGLAGNNDMRSVVEASESGNEKATMALAVASYRLAKYIGGYHVAVGGAEALVFTAGIGENSSQFRAQVADRLGALGIELDGSLNSQRSKEPRVISTPSSAIPVLVVPTDEERAIAEATAAVVGSAAP from the coding sequence ATGCTCGTGCTCGTCATCAACTCCGGTTCGTCCTCCCTGAAGTACCAGGTCCGTGACGTGGCAGCCGGAACGGTCCTCACCGAGGGGCTGATCGAGAAGATCGGCATGGGCAACGGCGGCGGCGGGGACGGCGAGATCGAGGGCCCGCGGGACCACGCGGAGGCGCTGGAGCAGGTGGACGCGGCCATCCACCGGGAACTGGGCGGCCTTGAGCTCGGTGCGGTGGGGCACCGGGTGGTCCACGGCGGCGAGCGGTTCGCCGAACCCGTCCTGGTGGACAACGAGATCACCCGCGCCATCGAACGCCTCAACCCGCTGGCGCCGCTGCACAACCCCGCCAACGTGCTGGGCATCCGGGCCATCACCAAAAAGTGGCCCAAAATGCCGCAGGTGGCCGTGTTCGACACCGCCTTCCACCGCACCCTGCCCGAGCACGCGTGGCGCTACGCCGTCCCGGACGAGCTGTACACCAACCACGGCATCCGCCGCTACGGTTTCCACGGGACCTCCCATGAGTACGTGGCGCGCCGGTCGGCCGCCCTGCTGGACCTTCCCGCTGAGGAGTTCGACGGCGTCATCGCGCACCTGGGCAACGGTGCCTCCGTGACCGCCATCCGCGGCGGGAAGTCGGTGGACACCTCCATGGGCTTCACCCCGCTGGAGGGCCTGGTCATGGGCACCCGCTCCGGCGACCTTGACCCTTCCATCCTGGTGTTCCTTGGCCGCGCCGGCTGGACGCCCGAGGACATCGACACCATGCTCAACCGGGAATCGGGGCTGAAGGGCCTGGCCGGCAACAACGACATGCGCTCGGTGGTGGAAGCCTCCGAGTCCGGGAACGAAAAAGCCACGATGGCGCTCGCGGTGGCATCCTACCGGCTGGCCAAATACATCGGCGGCTACCATGTGGCAGTCGGTGGGGCCGAGGCTCTGGTGTTCACCGCGGGGATCGGCGAGAACTCCTCCCAGTTCCGGGCGCAGGTGGCGGACCGGCTGGGCGCCCTGGGCATCGAGCTCGACGGCAGCCTGAACTCCCAGCGGTCCAAGGAACCGCGCGTCATTTCCACGCCCTCGTCCGCGATTCCCGTCCTGGTGGTCCCCACGGATGAGGAACGCGCCATCGCAGAGGCAACAGCCGCCGTCGTCGGTTCAGCTGCTCCCTGA
- a CDS encoding aldehyde dehydrogenase (NADP(+)): MTAAPHATAVLAGPTTAGELDAAVGAAHRAFEQARLADPHRRAGWLEAIAAGLEQDAAGLVQTAVAETHLGTARLEGELKRTVFQLRLFAAEIRLGEHFDATIDHADPNWSMGPRPDLRRYNVPLGVVGVFGASNFPFAFSVMGGDSASALAAGCAVVHKAHDAHAGLAARTARTVIDALEGAGAPSGLFSMVTGRQAGEALVDHPQVKAIGFTGSTAGGRALLDRIAARPEPIPFFGELGGINAVFVTGRAWAARRADILAGYAASFTLGMGQFCTKPGLLFVPAGQADDVRRELAQALAGFTPARLLSPRLHDGYSDAVSRLRDTDGVDILVEGDFAEEPAPTVLLTTADEVRKNPELLRQEMFGPASLVVAYDDESGLPALAGLLEGQLTTTLQAEADDDVAALAARLADTSGRVLWNGWPTGVTVSYAQHHGGPYPATTSATTSVGTAAVRRFLRPVAYQDFPADRLPEPLQDSNPWQVPQRVDGVWQRPSGAAAGVVATQEDKQ; the protein is encoded by the coding sequence ATGACCGCGGCCCCCCACGCAACGGCCGTCCTCGCCGGACCCACCACCGCAGGGGAGCTCGACGCCGCCGTCGGCGCCGCCCACCGTGCCTTCGAACAGGCCCGTTTGGCGGACCCGCACCGGCGCGCCGGCTGGCTTGAAGCCATTGCCGCCGGCCTGGAGCAGGACGCTGCGGGACTTGTGCAGACCGCCGTGGCCGAAACACACCTCGGGACGGCCAGGCTGGAAGGGGAACTGAAGCGCACCGTGTTCCAGCTGCGGCTCTTCGCGGCGGAAATCCGCCTCGGGGAGCACTTCGACGCCACCATCGACCACGCCGACCCCAACTGGTCCATGGGCCCGCGCCCGGACCTTCGGCGCTACAACGTCCCGCTCGGCGTCGTGGGCGTCTTCGGCGCCTCCAACTTCCCCTTTGCGTTCAGCGTGATGGGCGGGGACAGCGCGTCGGCCCTGGCGGCCGGCTGCGCCGTCGTCCACAAAGCCCACGACGCCCACGCCGGGCTTGCGGCCCGGACCGCGCGGACCGTGATCGATGCGCTGGAAGGTGCAGGTGCGCCGTCGGGCCTGTTCTCCATGGTGACCGGGCGGCAGGCAGGCGAGGCGCTGGTGGACCACCCCCAGGTGAAAGCCATCGGTTTCACCGGCTCCACCGCGGGCGGCCGCGCCCTGCTCGACCGCATCGCTGCCCGCCCGGAGCCCATTCCGTTCTTCGGTGAACTGGGCGGCATCAACGCCGTCTTCGTCACGGGCAGGGCCTGGGCCGCGCGGCGGGCGGACATCCTCGCCGGCTATGCTGCCTCGTTCACCCTGGGCATGGGCCAGTTCTGCACCAAGCCCGGGCTGCTGTTCGTCCCCGCGGGGCAGGCCGATGACGTTCGCCGCGAACTGGCGCAGGCCCTGGCAGGTTTCACGCCCGCCCGGCTGCTCAGCCCCCGCCTGCACGACGGGTACAGCGATGCCGTCAGCCGGCTCCGGGACACCGACGGCGTGGACATCCTGGTGGAAGGCGACTTTGCCGAGGAGCCGGCCCCCACCGTCCTGCTCACCACTGCCGACGAGGTCCGGAAGAATCCGGAACTGCTCCGCCAGGAGATGTTCGGGCCGGCCAGCCTGGTGGTCGCGTACGACGACGAATCCGGGTTGCCGGCCCTGGCCGGGCTGCTGGAAGGGCAGCTGACCACCACGCTCCAGGCGGAAGCGGACGACGACGTCGCCGCGCTCGCTGCCCGGCTGGCGGACACCAGCGGCCGGGTCCTGTGGAATGGCTGGCCCACGGGAGTTACCGTCAGCTACGCCCAGCACCACGGAGGGCCATACCCCGCCACCACCTCGGCCACCACGTCGGTGGGCACGGCGGCGGTCCGCCGGTTCCTGCGGCCGGTGGCATACCAGGACTTTCCCGCGGACCGGCTGCCCGAACCCCTGCAGGACAGCAATCCCTGGCAGGTTCCGCAAAGGGTGGATGGCGTCTGGCAGCGCCCATCCGGCGCCGCAGCCGGGGTTGTGGCCACCCAGGAGGACAAGCAATGA